Genomic window (Polaribacter batillariae):
TCCTCGCAGACAAAATCGCAACTTTCCATAAACAAATACGTTGTAAAAAACTGGCTGAATCGCGCCAAAAACAAATCAGTTCTCCAAAAATAACTTTTAGTTTTTTACCGTTTCGAAATCTGAAAAAAAATTGAATCCAAAAATGCGGAACACTCTCTCGCTCGCAAAATTCAGGCGGAATTTTGCAAACGATTAAAACTATAAAATACTGAAAATCAAATACTAAAGAAATTTTACTCAAATCCTGAAAATCATTTTGGGGGAATGCTTACTCAAACGCTGAATTTAGAAAGTTGGCTGAATTGAGCAAAATCTGAAAAATCCTAAGCGTGAAAAAATCACTCAAAACGGAATTTATAACTGAATGAAAAAGTGAGAATTTTAAAAACTGAAAAATAAATTACGGAAAATTAAACCCGCTTTTTACAACACCGCTTATAAAAAATTGCTACTTTTAGCCTCATCAAAGTTGGTTGCTTTTTTGCCTACTGCTGAATTTCCTTCGGAAATTCCTCGCAGACAAAATCGCAACTTTCCATAAACAAATACGTTGGCGGTAATTAAAAACTGAAAAATGTCACAATATAAATGCATACTCTTAATCTTAATTTTTGCTCTTTCCTGCAAAACAGACAAGGATAATACGAATAGAAAAGAAAGTAAGATTGATTTGGAAATTGATACAGATAAATCGCTATCTCTAATTTCAAAAGTTGACACTATTTTTGACACCAATGCACCTAAAAGAATAACAAGGAATATCAAATTGGATAGTCAAGGAAACTTACTAATTGCAGCTTATGACGATATAATTAGATACAATGGAGATTCATTTAGTCTATTAAACAAACCCGAGAGTTTAAAAAGCTGGTATGCATTTGATGTTTTAGAAGATAGTAAAGGGAATATTTGGATAGCAAGTGACCAATCAGGAGTATTTCGGATTGATTCTCAAACTGGTACTGTTAAAAATTTTACGACAGAAGATGGACTCGGCCATTTAAGAAATATGTGCATTTATGAAGACAAGGATGGAAATATTTGGGTAGGTGGCCAAGGAGGTTTGAGTAAATATGACGGAATAAAGTTTAGGAATTTTACAATCAAAGACGGATTACCTCATAATGACATTAACACAATTCTTGAGGATAATAAAGGAAATATTTGGTTTGGGACAAGAGGAAATGCGGGACTTTTCAATGGACATACATTTTCTGAATTAAAAAATAATGAGGGCAAATCATTTTTCAATGTTTGGTCAATCATTGAGGACAAATCAGATAATGTATGGTTAGTTGATAGTAGTGGTCTTTGGAAATATAGTAATGAGACCTTTATTTATAAAAAACAAAATGTTTGGAAAATTTACGAGGATTCGAAACGTGATTTTTGGCATACAGGAATGCTTAATGGAGGAGCTTCGACGCTCAAGCATATTGAAGGAGACACAATAAACAATAACGATTTTGATGTGACGGAGGTTTTTAAATCAGAAAAAATGTTTTTTGGAATAGTGGAAGATAAAAAAGGTAATATATGGATAGGTGGTGGAGATGGAATTTGGTTATACAATGGTAAAACTGTTGAATATTACACAGGAACTAAAAAAATAAAATAACTACCGCCAACAATGGCTATAAGTAATTGCTTGTTCTCGCCTACTTCTGAAAATCCTCGCAGATTTTCAGTTTGGTGTGTACTTGCAAAGTTAACTGCTAAACCACGCAACTACTCATAGCCGAGACCGTTAGCCGTAATTTAAGAAATGAACGAAATAATCAACAATTTAACAAGAGACAATCATTTGCAAAAACTATTAATGAGTTTTGAAAATGCAATTGATATTCTTATCGTTAGTCCATTCATTTCAAACTCTTTTGACTTTTTCCCTTTTGCAAAATTGAAAAGAATTAAACGGTTGACAATAATAACAACTCTTAAACCTAAAGATTTAGACCAATACTCTAAAGTTCCTTTTTTCAAACAATTATTTGAATTTTGTAATAACTCTAATATTGAATTGAATCTTTTGATTGAAAACTCATTGCACGGAAAAGTTTATATTTCAAAATATGAAAATGGAGCTTCAGAAGCTATAATAACTTCAGCAAATTTTACAAACAATGGTTTAAGATTAAATAACGAATGGGGAACTAAAATTAGTAACCAAGAAAAAATATCCGAACTTGAAAATGGAATTTTAAGCAAGGTAATTTTGGAGCCATTAAAAGAAAAAGATATTGACCATTTTTTAGAACTGATTGCTAAAAACCCGAAAAAGGGAACTAATAGTAATCCAACAGATTTAGATTTAAGCAAGCAAATAGAATTAAAAGAGAATCCGTTTTTAGTTGAAAAAAATGTTAACTACTGGCTTAAACCGATTGGAGTTAGTGGAGACATAATTCCTTGGGATAGGGAATTTGATGAAATTGACAGCGATTTACATTTTTCCAAATTGAGACCAAAAGGAGTTAAAAAGAATGACATTCTCATTTGCTATGCAGTTGGACATTCAAATATTCTTTCAATCTATAAGGTCAAATCAGAAGTAAAATATACCGGAAATGAAAATGACAGATGGCCATACTATGTGATTGGAGAAAATCTAACACCTTTTTATGGACAAAATTGGAATTCTCAAAACATTACAATTACAAACCAAAAGAATGAAGTGATTAAACAAGGAAAATTCAATGTCACACCAAGCGGGAAAAATAGTTTTGGGAGTTTAATGCGTGGTGCAGACAAATTAAGACTGACACCTGAATTTGGGGAATATTTGATTGAAAAAATAGCAAAAATTGATAACGAAATAAAAACTACGGCTAACAATGGCTATAAGTAATTGCTTGTTCTCGCCTACTTCTGAAAATCCGCGCGGATTTTCAGTTTGGTGTGTACTTGTAAAGTTAAGTACTAACCCACGCAACTACTCATAGCCGAGACCGTTGGCATTCATAGCCCATTCAAACTCCGAAAAGTGAATTTATAGTTTGGAAAAACTTGAATTTTAATGAGAAAAACTGAAAAATGCGGAACACTCTCTCGCTCGCAAAATTTTGAGAAATTGAGAAAAAATGAACTAAAAAATGCTTGAATTTACTCAAATCCTGAAAATCAGTTTCGCGGAATGCTTACTCAAACGCTGAATTTAAGAAACTTGCAGAATTGAGTAAATGCGGAAAATCAGAATTGCGGAAAATTCATTCTAATGCTGAATCAAAAACTTGGCGGAATAATCACTAAAAAACAGAATTATAAACTAAAAAAAACTACGAAATGCCAAC
Coding sequences:
- a CDS encoding ligand-binding sensor domain-containing protein, which encodes MSQYKCILLILIFALSCKTDKDNTNRKESKIDLEIDTDKSLSLISKVDTIFDTNAPKRITRNIKLDSQGNLLIAAYDDIIRYNGDSFSLLNKPESLKSWYAFDVLEDSKGNIWIASDQSGVFRIDSQTGTVKNFTTEDGLGHLRNMCIYEDKDGNIWVGGQGGLSKYDGIKFRNFTIKDGLPHNDINTILEDNKGNIWFGTRGNAGLFNGHTFSELKNNEGKSFFNVWSIIEDKSDNVWLVDSSGLWKYSNETFIYKKQNVWKIYEDSKRDFWHTGMLNGGASTLKHIEGDTINNNDFDVTEVFKSEKMFFGIVEDKKGNIWIGGGDGIWLYNGKTVEYYTGTKKIK
- a CDS encoding restriction endonuclease PLD domain-containing protein — encoded protein: MNEIINNLTRDNHLQKLLMSFENAIDILIVSPFISNSFDFFPFAKLKRIKRLTIITTLKPKDLDQYSKVPFFKQLFEFCNNSNIELNLLIENSLHGKVYISKYENGASEAIITSANFTNNGLRLNNEWGTKISNQEKISELENGILSKVILEPLKEKDIDHFLELIAKNPKKGTNSNPTDLDLSKQIELKENPFLVEKNVNYWLKPIGVSGDIIPWDREFDEIDSDLHFSKLRPKGVKKNDILICYAVGHSNILSIYKVKSEVKYTGNENDRWPYYVIGENLTPFYGQNWNSQNITITNQKNEVIKQGKFNVTPSGKNSFGSLMRGADKLRLTPEFGEYLIEKIAKIDNEIKTTANNGYK